tGGGGTTGTACACGGGGCTGGTCTTGGCAAAGTACATGGGCATGGTCGCCACCAGCGGGGGGATGTGGAGCTGAGGATTGAGCACCACCACCACAGACAAGGCGGTGTAAGGCAGCCAGCACATGAAGAAGGCCACCACCATAGTCAGGACCATGCTGGTGGCGTGGTCGTTCTCCTTCTGCAAGGAACGCCCCGACTGGAGCTCCACGCTCCTGTTCAACTGGGAAAAGAACAGCAATTTAGGTCCGCGGTATGCATGGATTTACGTAGTGTGGGTGAGAGAACCTTTCTCATGGACGCCAGCACTCTGGAGTAGCAGTAGATGATGACGGCCACCGGGAACAGGAAGCACATGAGCGTGTAGAAGGTGAGGTAGCTGTAGTTGCTCCACGACCTCTCCTCCCAGGACAGGGAGCAGGACGTCTGCACCCCCTCGGGGCCGTAGCCGCTCCATCCCAGCAGGGGACCCACGGCCCAGAACAGGCAGAAGGCCCAGACGAAGAGGAGGCCCTTGATGCTCCTCCTCATCCCCAGCTTGAGGGCGCTGTCGGGCTTGCACACGATGTTGTAGCGCTCGTACGCCAGCAGGGTCAGCGTGCACAGCGACACCAGACCTGGAGAGGGTAATGATATTCATTAACAATCCTCATTATTTATGATgttcagtcgtggtcaaaagttgaacataatctcatggctgtcttgagtttccaatcatttctgcaacggtttccatgagttcccggcgagaggacaaaagctgtctttaatcctaccaagcagaagggaaactccactgtgtaggatgggaagcaacatgaatgtGTTCCATTTCTTTGATTTAACAGaatgatattgtcttgacccaagaactacaaaagcggagaggaagcagggcctgactcccctcaaagcgaccttttcttttgaactgttctgtaaccaaaggcgatggctgtttacgaccccccctcccttagaaactgctgttgccatgcaatcagggaaagtccaaataaacgaggtgacgtacaatctttcgccagagcgtgctggagactgtacaagagttttctcctcaattgagccaaattgaattctgtctctgtttaattctttgcttcttgtcttgtttaatagatgtcatcagtgtttgaacctgacagttaatatttgcttacatgtcccttggcaagtttcactgcaataaaacgcttttggtagccatccacaagcttctacttgaatttttgaccactcctcttgacaaaattggtgcagttcagctaaatgtgttggttttctgacatggacttgtttcttcagcattgtccacacgtttgagtcaggactttgggaaggccattctaaaaccttaattctagcctgatttagccattcctttaccaattttgacgtgtgtttggggtcattgtcctgttggaacacccaactgcgcccaagacccaacctccggacttaaaattttagcttgtccttaagaatttggaggtaatcctcctttttcattgtcccatttactctctgtaaagcaccagttccattggcagcaaaacaggcccagagaataatactaccatgtggagggggggcgtggtcagcgCGCTTGCTGCAGGAGCGGGGTGTCCCAGGGCCGGCTTCGAAACACAGCTGACGGGTGAttagattacccagctggggccagttatctaatcacctgttgttctTACCagtagcggccgggagcagaaggAGGAAGAGTGGTTGGAGAGACGTTGGAGCAAGCGAACCAGAGTGACGAGGACTGAAAAGTCGAGGGAGGTGATACAAGTCATGATCAATAAAACTTTGTTGAACCCTGAACGCCGGACTCCCGTGCAAGTGTGCGTGATCAGCAGAACCCACGAGAAGGCAACGTCTacataccaccaccatgcttgacggtggggatggtgttcctgggattgaagggctcaccttttctcctccaaacatattgctgggtattgtggccaaacagctaaatttttttttcatctgaccacagaatttaCCACGTGATgtcgatgaaacaaaaattgagctgtttggccacaatacccagcaatatgttttggaggagaaaaggtgaggcctttaattcccaggaacaccatgcctaccgtcaagcatggtggtggtagcgttATGtcgatgcgccttataatccggtgcgctttatatatgaaaaaagatcaaaactagaccattcatcgacggtgcgccttgtatatgaaaaaatatgaaaaatagaccattcattggcggtgcgccttataattcggtgcaccttatatatgaaaaaagatgaaaaatagaCCATCGGCAGTTCGCCTTAAACTCCTGTGCGctttatatgtgaaaaaagatcaaaaatagaccattaatcggcggtgcgccttatatatgacaaaatatgaaaaatagaccattcattggtggtgcgccctataatccggtgcgccttatatatgaaaacatttgaaaaatagaccattcgtcggtggtgcgccttatggtccggtgcgtcttatatatgaaaaaaagatgaaaaatagaccattcatcggcggtgcgccttataatccggtgcgctttatatataaagaaatatcaaaaatagaccattcgccgtcggtgcgccttatatatgaaaaaagatgaaaaatagaccattcatcggcggtgcgccttatatatgaaaacatttgaaaaataaacCATTCGTCGGTGGTACGCCTTttggtccggtgcgccttatatatgaaaaaaagatgaaaaatagaccattcattgacgGTGCGCCTtagaatccggtgcgccttatatatgaaaaaagattaaaaatagaccattcatcggcggtgcgccttataatccggtgcgctttatatataaaGAAAGATcagaaatagaccattcgtcgtcggtgcgccttgtatatgaaaaatagaccattcatcggcggtgcgccttataatccagtgcgccttatatatgaaaacatttgaaaaatagaccattcgtcggtggtgcgccttatggtccggtgcgccttatatatgaaaaaagatggaaaaaataggccattcatcgtcggtgcgccttatatatgaaaaaatatgaaaaatagaccattcatcgtcggtgcgcctaataatccggtgcgctttatatatgaaaaaagatgaaaaaatagaccattcatcggcagtgcgctttataatccggtgcgccttacatatgaAAAATAGAtaattcatcggcggtgcgccttatatataaaaaaagattaaaaatagcccattcatcggcagtgcgccttatactccggtgcgctttatatgtgaaaaatggaccattcatcggcggtgcgctttataatccggtgcaccttatatatgaaaaaagatgaaaaaatagaccattcatcgtcggtgcgccttataatccggtgcgccttatatatgaaaaaagaggaaaaaatagaccattcatcgtcgGTGCgattaataatccggtgcgctttatatatgaaaaaagatt
This is a stretch of genomic DNA from Nerophis lumbriciformis linkage group LG29, RoL_Nlum_v2.1, whole genome shotgun sequence. It encodes these proteins:
- the parietopsin gene encoding parietopsin yields the protein MDSTGTPWSSQVAPTIFPRVGYSIISFLMFITTVLTVFNNGLVITVCLKNPSLLHPMNVFILSLAVSDLMIGLCGSLVVTITNYHGSFFIGHTACVFQGFAVNYFGLVSLCTLTLLAYERYNIVCKPDSALKLGMRRSIKGLLFVWAFCLFWAVGPLLGWSGYGPEGVQTSCSLSWEERSWSNYSYLTFYTLMCFLFPVAVIIYCYSRVLASMRKLNRSVELQSGRSLQKENDHATSMVLTMVVAFFMCWLPYTALSVVVVLNPQLHIPPLVATMPMYFAKTSPVYNPIIYFLSNKQFRDGALEMLSCGRYIPHGSTTRVSINMRPLSRRSRLIPCSRINRHSKVLPL